One part of the Tunicatimonas pelagia genome encodes these proteins:
- a CDS encoding erythromycin esterase family protein, protein MKKIPILLTLISFLTSCEKNKKSDWLENSLSEIRSIDPADTNFTDLESLKKAIGNSKVVLLGEQEHGDGSTYSAKSRLVKFLHDEMGFTILAFESDFFGVNKAWEDYQRGKKDYQDVINQLYTFWSQSQMCENLFQTIKESQSTQNPIVLAGFDNRQITNVSQEELLPSLDSIIREHNIPISILDLGFFKRTLKEAMNKLHDQEITPENQARFLSIIDTLTAEFQKEGIDSFWVQELKNTRGFIMYVWHWWIDRENDLVDNNLRDIQMANNCLWLLNEKYQGEKMIIWAANGHVIKTDTLFDVEAEGWKPAIRQYPMGEILFNSLGEEMYSIGFTSYKGKSTSLQYDSAAQNFIFQSYPFEPADSTSFEFELKQRGLEYAFIDLPEQLDLWTTTDQRIRVWRPEYVKGKLPTIYDGIFYIHDMHPNKKL, encoded by the coding sequence GTGAAAAAGATACCGATTCTTCTAACTCTCATCTCTTTTTTGACTTCTTGTGAAAAGAATAAAAAAAGCGATTGGCTCGAGAATAGCCTCTCAGAGATACGATCTATTGATCCAGCGGACACGAACTTTACCGACTTAGAATCTTTAAAAAAAGCAATTGGAAACTCAAAGGTTGTGCTGCTTGGTGAGCAAGAACATGGGGATGGCTCAACGTACTCGGCTAAATCTCGATTGGTTAAGTTTCTCCATGACGAGATGGGGTTTACTATTTTGGCGTTTGAATCAGATTTTTTTGGTGTAAACAAAGCGTGGGAAGATTACCAAAGAGGAAAGAAGGATTATCAGGATGTTATTAATCAGCTGTATACCTTCTGGTCACAGAGTCAAATGTGTGAGAATTTATTTCAAACCATAAAAGAATCTCAGAGCACGCAAAACCCAATCGTTTTAGCCGGTTTTGACAATCGCCAAATTACGAATGTTTCCCAAGAAGAATTACTCCCTTCATTAGACTCTATTATACGCGAACACAATATTCCGATCAGCATATTAGATCTGGGGTTTTTCAAAAGAACGCTCAAAGAGGCAATGAATAAATTGCATGACCAGGAAATTACACCAGAAAACCAAGCTCGGTTTCTTTCAATAATTGATACGCTGACAGCAGAGTTTCAAAAGGAAGGCATAGATTCCTTTTGGGTTCAGGAGTTAAAAAATACCAGGGGATTTATAATGTATGTCTGGCATTGGTGGATTGATCGTGAGAATGATCTAGTTGATAATAATCTTAGGGACATACAAATGGCCAATAACTGCTTGTGGTTATTGAATGAGAAGTACCAAGGTGAGAAGATGATTATTTGGGCGGCCAATGGTCACGTTATCAAGACCGATACTTTATTTGATGTTGAGGCCGAAGGATGGAAACCAGCAATTAGACAATATCCCATGGGGGAGATACTTTTTAATAGTTTGGGGGAAGAGATGTACTCGATCGGTTTTACTTCATACAAAGGAAAATCTACATCCCTTCAATACGATTCAGCGGCTCAGAATTTTATATTTCAATCTTATCCATTTGAACCAGCCGATAGCACCAGCTTTGAATTTGAACTAAAACAACGAGGGCTTGAGTATGCATTTATCGATTTACCAGAGCAACTCGATCTGTGGACTACGACCGACCAAAGGATAAGAGTGTGGCGGCCTGAATACGTTAAGGGAAAATTACCAACTATTTATGATGGGATATTTTACATACATGATATGCATCCAAATAAGAAGCTCTAA
- a CDS encoding winged helix-turn-helix domain-containing protein, producing the protein MTKTITLEQLQRVTLKCQGLGGALAFGQGKKAVLAALERLGYVQIDTISVVERAHHHTLWTRVPGYKNEYLEQLVDERKVFEYWFHAASYLPMINFRYALPRMLQFKEKESFYHKHVDPKTLRYVYDQIRLDGPKKARDFQSSRQQSGTWWNWKPAKVALEKLFMQGDLMICGRDGMEKRYDITERVLPSTVNTSEPTPSALAEHLVRTYLRAYGVTTIKQITHLRTGKELKKNAGEILQAMLEDKTIQQVDIDGMPTLYVLSKLLENTIEEPSHNVKLLSPFDNAIIHRDRTEQLFDFNYRLECYTPKEKRQYGYFCLPILLGNKFIGRIDCKAHRKREELEILHLHVENTELDTDIWLDHFIEAAVRFANFNNCKSIKLTKVSPKAMAKTIKQAFNRNGGRYLSVSRYRA; encoded by the coding sequence ATGACCAAAACAATAACACTAGAGCAACTGCAAAGAGTAACACTGAAATGTCAGGGGCTGGGCGGTGCTCTTGCATTTGGCCAAGGGAAGAAAGCGGTTTTAGCAGCGTTGGAACGCCTTGGCTATGTTCAAATTGACACAATATCTGTTGTTGAGCGGGCTCACCATCATACGCTTTGGACTAGAGTTCCCGGCTATAAAAATGAGTATTTAGAGCAGTTAGTAGACGAGCGAAAAGTTTTTGAGTACTGGTTTCACGCGGCATCGTATTTACCCATGATCAATTTTCGCTACGCCTTGCCCCGAATGCTACAGTTTAAGGAAAAAGAATCTTTTTATCATAAACATGTAGACCCTAAAACGCTACGGTACGTTTACGACCAGATTCGTTTAGACGGCCCCAAAAAAGCCCGAGATTTTCAATCATCCCGCCAACAGTCAGGAACATGGTGGAATTGGAAGCCTGCCAAAGTTGCCCTCGAGAAGCTATTTATGCAAGGCGATTTGATGATATGCGGGCGCGATGGTATGGAAAAGCGGTACGATATAACCGAACGAGTACTACCCAGCACTGTAAATACATCTGAACCCACCCCATCAGCACTCGCTGAACATCTAGTCAGAACGTATTTGCGGGCTTACGGAGTTACCACTATTAAGCAAATAACCCATCTAAGAACCGGAAAGGAGCTTAAGAAAAATGCTGGTGAAATTCTGCAAGCTATGCTAGAAGACAAAACGATACAACAAGTAGATATTGACGGAATGCCTACCCTGTACGTGCTTAGCAAATTGCTAGAAAATACAATTGAAGAACCATCGCATAACGTGAAGCTATTGTCTCCCTTTGACAATGCCATTATTCATCGCGACCGTACGGAGCAGCTTTTTGATTTTAACTATCGCCTGGAGTGTTACACTCCTAAGGAGAAAAGACAGTACGGCTACTTCTGCTTACCAATCTTGTTAGGGAATAAATTTATTGGTCGCATTGATTGTAAAGCCCATCGCAAGAGAGAGGAGTTAGAGATACTCCATTTACATGTGGAGAATACAGAACTAGATACTGACATATGGCTCGATCATTTTATTGAAGCAGCCGTACGATTTGCGAACTTCAACAATTGTAAATCAATAAAGCTCACCAAGGTGAGTCCAAAGGCAATGGCAAAAACTATCAAGCAGGCTTTCAATAGAAATGGAGGTCGTTACCTGTCAGTATCCAGGTACCGAGCATAA
- a CDS encoding sulfatase family protein, giving the protein MQLLIILLIPLLLFSTCQPSSSPTELSVTNSEQYPNIVFILADDMGYGDPSSYNPESKIPTPNIDQIAQNGVKFTDTHSPGPWCVPSRYGLITGQYPYRTQLNWRERALIDPSQRTIAELLKDHGYRTGMVGKWHLGFDSIDWSDIPTDQEFRGGPIDHGFDEFFGMHASLDIPPYFYIEGNQAIAAPTDTVADNQSEDATTTISGAFWRGGDMAPGFSHEEVLPKFTERAVSFLEKQQSDQPFFLYLALTAPHTPWVPTEEFVGTTSVGEYGDFTRQVDHTVGQIASTLNSLGLTDKTLLIFTSDNGPVWFAEDVEKFDHRSTASLRGMKIDHWEGGHRIPFVAQWPREIPAGTVRDDLMGFTDVFATLAAVVGDTMVAENKDSYNMLPAFQNEATEPIRQEMIIGERVVRQGSWKFIRDGGEGGLGRSYGYQGQEPAPQVDELYNLAEDLSESNNLADEQPEKVAELKALLPDLQPK; this is encoded by the coding sequence ATGCAATTACTCATTATTCTACTAATTCCGCTCCTGCTATTTTCAACCTGCCAGCCTTCCAGTTCGCCAACGGAACTTAGTGTAACCAATAGTGAGCAATACCCCAACATCGTCTTTATTCTAGCTGATGATATGGGTTACGGTGATCCGAGCAGTTATAATCCCGAGTCTAAAATACCGACCCCTAACATCGATCAAATTGCTCAGAACGGAGTGAAGTTTACCGATACTCACTCCCCCGGACCTTGGTGTGTGCCGTCGCGCTACGGATTAATCACCGGACAGTATCCCTATCGTACCCAACTCAACTGGCGTGAGCGAGCACTGATTGACCCTAGTCAGCGTACCATTGCTGAGCTACTAAAAGATCACGGCTACCGTACCGGAATGGTCGGTAAGTGGCACTTAGGTTTCGATAGTATTGATTGGAGTGATATTCCGACCGATCAGGAGTTTCGGGGTGGGCCAATAGATCATGGATTTGATGAGTTTTTTGGGATGCACGCTTCGCTGGATATTCCGCCCTACTTCTACATTGAAGGCAACCAAGCGATAGCAGCTCCTACCGATACGGTAGCCGATAACCAGAGTGAGGATGCTACTACTACCATTTCTGGTGCCTTTTGGCGCGGAGGTGATATGGCACCAGGCTTTAGTCACGAGGAAGTACTGCCCAAGTTTACCGAACGAGCTGTGTCGTTTTTAGAGAAGCAGCAATCGGATCAACCTTTCTTTTTATATCTCGCTCTCACCGCTCCTCACACTCCTTGGGTGCCGACCGAAGAATTTGTAGGAACTACCTCAGTGGGCGAATACGGTGATTTCACCAGACAAGTAGATCATACCGTTGGACAAATAGCTAGTACGCTAAACTCATTAGGGTTGACCGACAAAACATTACTCATTTTTACTAGCGATAATGGTCCGGTATGGTTTGCTGAAGACGTAGAGAAGTTTGACCACCGCAGTACTGCCTCATTACGGGGAATGAAGATTGACCACTGGGAAGGTGGGCATCGCATTCCGTTTGTAGCCCAGTGGCCGAGAGAGATTCCTGCCGGAACGGTACGGGACGATCTGATGGGTTTTACTGATGTATTTGCTACCCTAGCGGCTGTCGTAGGCGATACTATGGTTGCAGAAAATAAAGATAGTTATAATATGCTTCCTGCTTTTCAAAATGAAGCGACCGAACCCATTCGTCAGGAAATGATAATCGGTGAACGAGTAGTGCGGCAAGGTAGCTGGAAGTTTATCCGTGATGGGGGTGAGGGCGGTCTGGGAAGAAGCTACGGTTATCAAGGGCAAGAGCCCGCCCCGCAAGTAGATGAACTTTATAATTTAGCCGAAGACTTATCCGAAAGTAATAATCTGGCAGATGAGCAACCCGAAAAAGTGGCGGAGCTTAAGGCGTTACTACCGGATCTTCAACCGAAATAG
- a CDS encoding TetR/AcrR family transcriptional regulator → MNTAARRQQIFRTALILFSQKGYDQTSMRDIANHADISLGLTYNYFKNKKALLIAIVEAGVAKIEQDWPNYPAENLQQWLVRYFTILEKYRSYWLLLRALRLQSSLAKQLGTHFDELNNFIIGDLAVLLQQSGHSKALPEAILLYATLDGIATQYFTNDRYPLNKMLALLQRKYDKTISVEDPVVTP, encoded by the coding sequence ATGAATACTGCTGCCCGTCGTCAACAAATTTTCCGCACTGCCCTCATACTGTTTAGTCAAAAGGGCTACGACCAGACCTCCATGCGAGACATCGCCAACCACGCTGATATTTCGCTGGGGCTGACCTACAACTACTTTAAAAACAAGAAAGCCCTGCTGATAGCGATTGTGGAGGCGGGTGTCGCCAAGATTGAGCAGGACTGGCCTAATTATCCGGCAGAGAATCTTCAGCAGTGGTTAGTACGCTACTTTACGATTCTAGAAAAATACCGTAGCTACTGGTTATTGCTGCGGGCATTGCGATTACAGTCTTCGCTCGCTAAGCAACTCGGAACCCACTTCGACGAGCTAAACAATTTTATTATCGGTGATCTGGCAGTACTGTTGCAACAGTCAGGGCACTCCAAAGCCCTACCCGAAGCCATTCTGCTGTACGCTACGCTAGACGGTATCGCTACTCAGTATTTTACCAATGATCGCTATCCACTGAATAAAATGTTGGCATTATTACAGAGAAAATATGATAAAACTATTTCGGTTGAAGATCCGGTAGTAACGCCTTAA
- a CDS encoding BT0820 family HAD-type phosphatase — MRSLIIAVDFDGTVVEDAYPRIGKPQLFAFETLKALKQEKHRLILWTCRKGDRLQEAVEFCRENGMEFYAVNSNFPDEPLTSEDSPKIVADLYIDDRNLGGFPGWDQVWKALKPNDEMPEAEMRSKGIFQRLFG, encoded by the coding sequence ATGCGATCACTAATTATTGCCGTAGACTTTGACGGAACCGTAGTAGAAGATGCGTACCCCCGCATTGGTAAACCTCAACTTTTCGCCTTTGAGACATTAAAAGCTCTAAAACAGGAGAAGCACCGACTGATACTGTGGACGTGCCGTAAAGGAGATCGCTTACAAGAAGCGGTAGAGTTTTGCCGGGAAAATGGAATGGAATTTTACGCAGTCAATAGCAATTTCCCCGACGAACCACTCACTTCGGAAGATAGCCCCAAAATTGTGGCTGATTTATATATCGATGATCGTAATCTGGGTGGCTTTCCTGGGTGGGATCAAGTATGGAAAGCACTGAAGCCGAACGATGAAATGCCCGAAGCAGAAATGCGCTCTAAGGGAATATTCCAACGGCTTTTTGGTTAG
- a CDS encoding BamA/TamA family outer membrane protein, translated as MRRYLSSTVIKVTFLLLSCPTLVLAQGSVFDVADKVIDLFSGEIPRKPSKPPLRWVVAPFAGYSPETSWLFGIGGKLLFPPTADSTRTSFIAMSVRYTLNNQIITTPEYTVFSRRERYIHRGELAFRKFPQFYYGIGNTSPEANEELFSYTELGVEHLTYRRVYKQLYAGLGFRYTNTYEIDLDPDGDLSSEVPLGAEPYQAVGLDVGVMLDNRNNVLNTTSGMLAEFRQRFHRETLGSDFTYSVGVLDVRNYWKPFARRKDVVAVQLFGYFSQGETPFIELAALGGDMIMRGYYEGRYRDNNLLAGQAEYRCHIWKNLGAVGFVGIGDVARRFGDFSLPDVKPSVGAGLRYALIPEENLNIRLDFAVGQGTSNFYINIAEAF; from the coding sequence TTGCGTCGCTACTTATCAAGTACTGTTATCAAAGTTACTTTTCTGTTGCTTAGCTGCCCAACGCTGGTTTTAGCCCAAGGTTCAGTGTTTGACGTAGCCGATAAAGTAATAGACCTCTTCTCAGGAGAAATTCCTCGAAAACCGAGTAAACCCCCGCTAAGATGGGTAGTTGCCCCCTTTGCCGGTTATTCGCCCGAAACTAGTTGGCTGTTCGGGATTGGCGGGAAATTGCTTTTTCCGCCTACGGCTGACTCTACCCGTACCTCGTTCATTGCCATGTCGGTTCGTTATACTCTCAATAATCAAATTATTACTACGCCCGAATACACCGTGTTCTCCCGCCGTGAACGGTATATTCATCGGGGTGAACTGGCGTTTCGTAAGTTTCCTCAGTTTTATTACGGCATTGGTAATACCAGCCCGGAAGCTAACGAAGAACTTTTTTCTTACACCGAGCTGGGCGTAGAGCATCTTACTTACCGACGGGTATATAAACAATTATACGCCGGACTAGGCTTTCGTTATACGAATACTTACGAGATCGATCTTGATCCCGACGGGGATTTATCGTCGGAGGTGCCACTAGGGGCGGAACCCTATCAGGCGGTGGGGCTTGATGTGGGAGTGATGCTTGATAATCGTAACAACGTATTAAACACTACTTCAGGAATGCTGGCAGAGTTTCGGCAACGCTTTCACCGAGAGACCCTAGGTAGTGATTTCACTTATTCAGTTGGAGTGCTGGACGTGCGTAATTACTGGAAACCTTTTGCTCGACGTAAAGATGTTGTGGCGGTACAATTGTTCGGCTACTTCAGTCAGGGCGAGACTCCGTTTATTGAACTAGCGGCTTTAGGGGGAGATATGATTATGCGAGGCTACTACGAAGGTCGTTATCGTGATAATAATCTGTTGGCTGGGCAAGCTGAGTACCGATGCCATATCTGGAAGAATTTGGGCGCGGTTGGTTTTGTCGGCATCGGGGATGTTGCCCGTCGGTTTGGCGACTTTTCGTTACCTGATGTAAAACCTTCGGTAGGGGCAGGTTTGCGCTACGCGCTCATCCCCGAAGAGAATCTAAATATTCGGCTTGACTTTGCCGTGGGTCAGGGGACAAGTAATTTCTACATTAATATCGCCGAAGCGTTCTAA
- a CDS encoding AsmA family protein: MFKRIIIGLVIALSIFAAGLVGIGYAYQDQLIERLVSSLNEYIATPVEVKSIQVSAWRDFPQLAVSFEEVFIPGAVDSTQSKEYPLADIARIDFSFNLFALLRGTYELQQISLTNGSVTLLIDKEKNANYTIFRNQQDTIQSPTNHSLAFRLEQVNLNDVQVRYRDLAREQDILTYAHDVTASLQVDESVYQINTEGNLESKYIGVGSDHYFVDQWLELRTQLVYYDQDNRLLVEPSQVSLNDTKIQVQGWIDHTDQTKLDLVVEAANSDFPTLLSVLPKSLARPWQHYRSTGAVQLAGKVTGLAYQPALQLDFGCQNASFFHPDYQKKLENIYLSGSFTNGAERNSRTSDLSLNNIRATLDGKPLSGNLRLRNFRDLYLETDFKGQFSIPSLLAFYPILELETTRGEIIADVQLKGNINDLKSNQLNRRRRTQSSGIIEMKDVAFALRDSQLPFQQISGTFEVQDNHLAIRRVSGYWGHSHFSLTGQFKNAIAYALTKTHPVQIDASLRSDLVDLDELLSGKLSNSLDGNLSRSVAQDWQRVSDKQPYQLEISPRLTLNFSCDVKRLKFRRFRGRSIRGKLKLHNQLAHIQNLSVQTAGGMAYASAMVNAQRETIRTEGRTRLEGVHVDSAFYIFEDFQQDFLTARHLKGEVYATSDWRMNLNRNLQVRYPSLSAETYATIKEGELNNFEPMQRIARFVDEEQLDHLRFDDIRNYIRICDQQIHIPKMVVQSNLSDITVEGIHTFDNHIDYHFDVPMRSIHLRSAKARERSAQRKKYFGEVASDNAAPTKLFLKAQGTVEDYKISYDIPAAKVQFKENLAAEKQELKEVMKNRRKSSNYQVEVSDEYLEFEPRP, from the coding sequence TTGTTCAAAAGAATTATTATAGGATTAGTTATTGCGTTGAGCATTTTTGCAGCAGGGTTGGTAGGGATTGGTTATGCCTATCAGGATCAACTTATTGAGCGATTAGTATCGTCGTTAAATGAGTACATAGCCACTCCAGTAGAGGTAAAAAGCATTCAGGTATCGGCGTGGCGTGATTTTCCGCAATTAGCGGTTTCCTTTGAGGAGGTTTTTATTCCTGGAGCTGTAGATTCTACGCAAAGTAAGGAGTATCCGTTGGCTGATATTGCCCGGATTGACTTCTCGTTCAACCTATTTGCGCTGCTTCGGGGTACGTATGAGTTGCAGCAAATTAGCCTGACGAATGGGTCGGTGACCCTACTTATTGACAAAGAAAAGAATGCGAATTATACTATTTTCCGAAATCAGCAGGATACAATCCAGTCACCTACAAACCATTCGCTGGCTTTTCGTTTGGAGCAAGTAAATCTGAATGATGTGCAAGTCAGATACCGGGACTTAGCTCGGGAGCAAGATATACTTACTTATGCTCACGACGTAACTGCATCGTTGCAAGTGGACGAATCGGTGTATCAAATCAATACCGAAGGTAATTTGGAAAGCAAATACATTGGGGTAGGTTCCGATCACTATTTTGTTGACCAGTGGCTAGAACTGCGTACCCAGTTGGTTTATTACGACCAAGATAATCGTTTGCTGGTAGAGCCTTCTCAGGTAAGTTTGAATGATACTAAAATTCAGGTGCAAGGATGGATTGACCATACTGACCAAACAAAACTGGATTTGGTAGTGGAAGCAGCGAACTCGGATTTTCCAACTTTACTGAGTGTACTGCCTAAATCGCTGGCGCGCCCCTGGCAGCATTACCGAAGCACAGGCGCGGTACAATTAGCTGGAAAGGTTACTGGGCTGGCCTATCAGCCGGCTCTTCAGCTAGATTTTGGTTGCCAGAATGCTTCTTTCTTTCATCCCGACTATCAGAAGAAACTAGAAAATATTTACCTGTCGGGTTCATTTACCAATGGGGCGGAACGCAACAGTCGTACTTCAGATCTAAGCCTGAACAACATCCGGGCTACGCTGGATGGAAAGCCGCTGAGTGGTAATCTTCGGTTACGCAACTTTCGCGATTTGTACCTAGAAACCGATTTTAAAGGGCAGTTTAGTATACCCTCGTTACTAGCGTTTTACCCGATTCTCGAACTTGAAACTACTCGAGGTGAAATCATAGCTGATGTGCAATTGAAAGGGAATATCAACGATCTGAAGAGTAATCAACTAAACCGCCGTCGTCGCACCCAAAGCTCAGGGATTATTGAGATGAAGGATGTCGCCTTCGCCCTGCGTGATAGCCAGTTACCGTTTCAGCAGATTTCCGGTACATTTGAGGTTCAAGATAATCACTTGGCTATTCGCCGGGTCTCGGGATACTGGGGGCATAGCCACTTCTCCCTTACGGGACAGTTCAAAAATGCTATTGCCTATGCCCTCACCAAAACCCATCCGGTACAAATTGATGCTTCATTGCGATCTGATCTTGTTGATCTGGATGAGTTACTTTCCGGTAAATTGAGTAATTCGTTAGATGGCAACCTATCGCGAAGTGTCGCGCAAGATTGGCAGCGGGTTTCGGATAAACAGCCTTATCAACTGGAAATTAGTCCGAGGCTTACCCTCAATTTTTCTTGTGATGTAAAGCGGCTAAAGTTTCGCCGTTTCCGGGGCAGAAGTATTCGGGGTAAACTCAAGCTCCATAATCAGCTTGCCCATATTCAGAATTTATCGGTACAGACAGCAGGAGGAATGGCTTACGCCTCGGCCATGGTAAATGCTCAGCGAGAAACCATTCGTACTGAGGGGCGCACTCGCCTAGAAGGCGTTCACGTAGACAGTGCGTTCTACATTTTTGAAGATTTTCAGCAAGATTTTCTCACGGCTCGCCACCTAAAGGGTGAGGTGTACGCTACGTCGGATTGGCGGATGAACCTGAATCGTAATCTGCAAGTGCGTTACCCTTCACTTTCAGCTGAGACCTATGCCACTATAAAGGAAGGCGAGCTAAATAATTTTGAGCCGATGCAGCGCATTGCCCGATTTGTAGATGAAGAGCAGCTCGACCACCTTCGGTTTGACGATATTCGGAACTATATTCGTATTTGCGATCAGCAGATACATATTCCTAAAATGGTGGTTCAAAGCAACTTATCCGATATTACGGTAGAGGGTATTCATACTTTCGACAATCATATTGATTACCATTTTGATGTTCCCATGCGAAGCATTCATTTGCGGTCAGCTAAGGCGCGGGAGCGGTCAGCTCAGCGGAAAAAATATTTTGGTGAGGTGGCTTCGGATAACGCAGCTCCGACTAAACTTTTCCTGAAAGCTCAGGGAACAGTAGAAGATTACAAGATTTCTTACGATATTCCGGCTGCTAAGGTGCAGTTTAAAGAAAACTTGGCTGCCGAAAAGCAAGAATTAAAAGAAGTAATGAAGAACAGACGGAAATCCTCTAACTATCAGGTTGAAGTTAGTGACGAATACCTGGAATTTGAGCCTCGTCCTTAA
- the radA gene encoding DNA repair protein RadA yields MAKSKAKTIYVCQECGVTSPKWQGRCPSCAAWNSYVEEVIQKESQTPTWRSNQPKEKVATRPVPLQEIEYQQEYRTKTQDAELNRVLGGGIMPGSLVLIGGEPGIGKSTLMLQIAVSLAQKVLYVSGEESNQQIKMRAERLTASNQKPSCYILGETSLTAIFKQIEQLQPNIVIIDSIQTLRSSHIESVAGSVSQVRECTGELMKFAKESNTPVFLIGHITKEGSIAGPKVLEHMVDTVLQFEGDRHLSYRILRTIKNRFGSTSELGIYEMLDTGLRQVSNPSEILISQREGELSGITIGATMEGNRPLLIEIQSLVSSAAYGTPQRSATGYDARRLNMLLAVLEKRVGYRLGTQDVFLNMAGGLKVEDPAIDLAICASLVSSFLDVPISSRICFAAEVGLGGEIRAVNRIESRISEAEKLGFEEIFISKFNTKGLDSKKYKIQIHSMSKLENMIDHLMK; encoded by the coding sequence ATGGCTAAATCCAAAGCAAAAACGATATACGTCTGTCAAGAATGTGGGGTTACCTCACCCAAGTGGCAGGGGCGCTGCCCCTCTTGTGCTGCTTGGAACAGCTACGTTGAAGAAGTTATCCAAAAAGAATCTCAAACGCCCACCTGGCGGAGTAATCAACCCAAAGAAAAAGTGGCTACTCGTCCTGTACCCCTCCAGGAAATTGAATACCAACAAGAATACCGTACCAAAACCCAGGATGCCGAACTAAACCGGGTGCTGGGTGGGGGTATTATGCCCGGCTCACTGGTGCTAATCGGTGGAGAACCGGGTATTGGTAAGTCTACGCTAATGTTGCAGATTGCGGTATCACTGGCGCAAAAAGTACTCTACGTTTCGGGTGAGGAAAGTAATCAGCAGATTAAGATGCGAGCAGAACGGCTAACCGCCTCTAATCAGAAACCATCTTGCTATATTTTAGGCGAAACCTCATTGACTGCTATTTTTAAGCAGATTGAGCAGCTTCAGCCTAACATTGTGATCATCGATTCCATCCAGACTTTGCGCTCCAGCCATATTGAGTCGGTAGCAGGTAGTGTTTCACAGGTACGGGAATGCACCGGAGAGCTGATGAAGTTTGCTAAAGAGAGCAATACTCCGGTCTTTCTGATCGGGCACATTACCAAAGAAGGGAGCATTGCTGGGCCAAAGGTGCTGGAACATATGGTAGATACGGTGCTTCAGTTTGAAGGCGATCGCCACTTGTCCTACCGGATTCTACGAACGATCAAAAACCGCTTCGGCTCTACCTCGGAACTGGGCATTTACGAAATGCTGGACACGGGCCTACGGCAGGTAAGCAACCCTTCCGAAATTCTCATCTCTCAACGAGAAGGCGAACTGAGTGGAATTACGATTGGGGCTACCATGGAAGGCAACCGTCCGCTGTTGATTGAAATTCAGTCCCTAGTGAGTTCGGCGGCTTACGGCACTCCGCAGCGTAGTGCTACCGGCTACGATGCCCGACGACTCAATATGCTATTGGCGGTGCTGGAAAAGCGAGTAGGCTACCGACTAGGTACGCAAGATGTATTCTTGAATATGGCGGGAGGGCTGAAGGTGGAAGACCCGGCAATTGACCTGGCAATTTGTGCTTCTCTGGTTTCCTCTTTTCTGGATGTACCTATCTCTAGTCGAATCTGCTTTGCCGCTGAAGTTGGTTTGGGTGGGGAAATTCGGGCCGTAAACCGCATTGAAAGTCGCATCAGCGAAGCCGAGAAACTAGGTTTTGAAGAGATTTTTATCTCCAAGTTCAATACTAAAGGGCTAGACTCGAAAAAATATAAAATTCAGATCCATAGCATGAGCAAACTGGAAAATATGATTGACCATCTGATGAAGTAG
- a CDS encoding GyrI-like domain-containing protein — protein MKSRIEIIEEIKLVGKKVRMSVANNQTQELWQGFMPNRATIKNTIGTALYSVEVYDNLDFFEQFSPTQEFDKWAAVQVRNYESVSEDMEQLMIPAGLYAVFLYQGKASEAITAYQYIYGNWIPNSDYNLDDRPHFALMGEKYKNDDPTSEEEFWIPVVAKT, from the coding sequence ATGAAATCAAGAATTGAGATAATAGAAGAAATTAAACTGGTTGGTAAAAAGGTGAGAATGTCTGTTGCTAATAACCAGACGCAAGAATTATGGCAAGGTTTCATGCCGAACCGAGCTACAATCAAAAATACGATTGGCACTGCATTGTACTCAGTAGAGGTGTATGATAATCTAGATTTCTTTGAGCAATTTAGCCCGACTCAGGAGTTTGACAAGTGGGCGGCGGTTCAGGTGCGTAATTATGAATCTGTTTCGGAGGACATGGAGCAGCTGATGATCCCTGCGGGACTTTACGCAGTATTTCTTTACCAAGGAAAAGCAAGTGAAGCAATAACAGCCTATCAGTACATTTACGGAAACTGGATTCCAAACTCAGACTATAATTTAGATGATCGGCCTCATTTCGCCCTGATGGGTGAGAAGTATAAAAACGATGACCCAACCTCGGAAGAAGAATTCTGGATTCCAGTAGTTGCCAAAACCTAA